Proteins co-encoded in one Pseudorhizobium banfieldiae genomic window:
- the tolR gene encoding protein TolR, with protein sequence MGMSVGAKGGSGGRRRRGGRKNGLVSEINVTPLVDVMLVLLIIFMVAAPMMTVGVPIDLPETQAKAMNADTQPITVSVNPAGEIYLQETAIALDEVVPKLEAIATTGYNERIYVRGDTAAAYGVVMKVMARISAAGFKNLGLVTLQEQEQ encoded by the coding sequence ATGGGTATGTCGGTAGGAGCCAAGGGTGGCAGCGGCGGGCGCAGAAGGCGCGGCGGACGCAAGAACGGCCTGGTGAGCGAGATCAACGTTACGCCTCTCGTCGACGTCATGCTCGTGCTCCTGATCATCTTCATGGTCGCTGCACCGATGATGACGGTCGGCGTGCCGATTGACCTGCCGGAAACGCAGGCGAAGGCGATGAACGCCGATACGCAGCCGATCACCGTCTCCGTCAATCCGGCGGGCGAGATCTATCTCCAGGAAACCGCGATCGCCCTCGACGAGGTCGTGCCGAAGCTCGAGGCCATTGCCACTACCGGATACAACGAGCGCATCTATGTGCGCGGAGATACCGCTGCGGCTTACGGCGTCGTCATGAAGGTGATGGCGCGCATTTCGGCTGCCGGCTTCAAGAATCTCGGGCTCGTCACCCTACAGGAACAGGAGCAGTAA
- the tolB gene encoding Tol-Pal system beta propeller repeat protein TolB: MMKRSFIRLMIAFAGMAMSFAPAHALVEININKGNVEPLPIAITDFQSGNELGAQISQVIAADLQRSGLFAPVNKSAFIEKISNPDQQPRFEDWKVINAQALVTGRVTREADGRLRAEFRLWDTFAGQQMTGQQFFTQPENWRRVAHIIADAIYERITGEKGYFDTRVVFVSESGPKNARQRQLAIMDQDGFNVRQLTNSKDIVLTPRFSPNRQEVTYMSFEGDQPRVYLLQLETGQREVVGNFPGMTFAPRFSPDGQKVIMSLQQEGNSNIYTMDLRSRTTTRLTNTAAIDTSPSYSPDGSRIVFESDRGGRQQLYVMGADGSGQTRISFGDGSYSTPVWSPRGDLIAFTKQSGGKFSIGVMKPDGSGERILTTGFHNEGPTWAPNGRVLMFFRQNAGAGGPQLYSIDLTGYNEQQIKTPAYASDPAWSPLLE; encoded by the coding sequence ATGATGAAACGTTCTTTCATCCGCCTGATGATCGCGTTTGCCGGGATGGCGATGTCCTTCGCCCCGGCTCACGCGCTGGTGGAGATCAATATCAACAAGGGCAATGTCGAGCCGCTGCCGATTGCGATCACCGACTTCCAGTCGGGCAATGAGCTCGGCGCGCAGATCAGCCAGGTGATCGCCGCCGACCTTCAGCGCTCCGGCTTGTTCGCGCCGGTGAACAAGAGTGCCTTCATCGAGAAGATCTCCAACCCGGACCAGCAGCCGCGGTTCGAGGACTGGAAGGTGATCAACGCGCAGGCGCTCGTAACCGGCCGCGTCACCCGTGAGGCCGACGGTCGTCTTCGTGCCGAATTCCGTCTCTGGGACACCTTCGCCGGCCAGCAGATGACCGGACAGCAGTTCTTCACCCAGCCGGAGAACTGGCGTCGCGTCGCCCACATTATTGCCGACGCGATCTACGAGCGCATCACCGGGGAGAAGGGCTATTTCGACACCCGTGTCGTGTTCGTGTCCGAAAGCGGTCCGAAGAACGCTCGCCAGCGGCAGTTGGCCATCATGGATCAGGACGGCTTCAACGTCCGCCAGCTGACGAACAGCAAGGACATCGTCCTGACGCCGCGTTTCTCCCCCAACCGGCAGGAAGTCACCTACATGTCGTTCGAGGGCGACCAGCCGCGCGTCTACCTGCTGCAGCTTGAGACCGGGCAGCGCGAAGTCGTGGGCAATTTCCCCGGCATGACGTTCGCGCCGCGTTTCTCGCCCGACGGCCAGAAGGTCATCATGAGCCTCCAGCAGGAGGGTAACTCCAACATCTACACCATGGACCTGCGCTCGCGGACCACGACGCGGCTCACCAACACGGCAGCCATCGACACCTCGCCGTCCTATTCGCCGGATGGCAGCCGCATCGTCTTCGAAAGCGACCGCGGCGGGCGCCAGCAGCTCTACGTGATGGGCGCCGACGGTTCTGGGCAGACTCGCATCTCCTTCGGCGACGGGTCCTATTCCACCCCGGTCTGGTCCCCTCGTGGCGACCTCATTGCCTTCACGAAGCAGTCCGGCGGCAAGTTTTCGATCGGTGTCATGAAGCCGGACGGTTCGGGCGAACGCATCCTCACCACCGGGTTCCACAACGAGGGCCCGACCTGGGCGCCGAATGGCCGCGTGCTGATGTTCTTCCGGCAGAACGCCGGGGCAGGCGGTCCGCAGCTCTATTCGATTGACCTGACCGGCTATAACGAGCAGCAGATCAAGACGCCGGCGTATGCATCCGACCCGGCATGGTCGCCGCTGCTTGAATAA
- the pal gene encoding peptidoglycan-associated lipoprotein Pal, which translates to MSRTVTPAMSRMQTLARNPAVIALTLALALAGCANKKNLPNNAGDLGLGGAAGAATPGSSQDFTVNVGDRIFFDTDSTSIRADAQQTLDRQAQWLQRYPNYAITVEGHADERGTREYNLALGARRAAATKEYLASRGVPANRMRTISYGKEKPVAVCDDISCWSQNRRAVTVLGGAGM; encoded by the coding sequence ATGAGCCGCACCGTTACCCCGGCGATGAGCCGCATGCAGACACTCGCTCGCAACCCGGCCGTCATTGCCCTGACGCTGGCACTCGCGCTTGCCGGCTGTGCCAACAAGAAGAACCTTCCGAACAATGCGGGGGATCTCGGCCTCGGTGGTGCCGCCGGTGCCGCAACGCCCGGCTCCAGCCAGGACTTCACCGTCAATGTCGGTGATCGGATCTTCTTCGATACTGACTCCACCTCCATCCGTGCCGATGCGCAGCAGACGCTTGACCGGCAGGCACAGTGGCTGCAGCGCTACCCGAACTACGCGATCACGGTCGAAGGCCATGCCGACGAACGCGGCACCCGCGAATACAACCTGGCGCTCGGCGCGCGCCGTGCCGCCGCCACGAAGGAATACCTTGCCTCCCGCGGCGTTCCTGCCAACCGGATGCGCACGATCTCCTACGGCAAGGAAAAGCCGGTCGCGGTCTGCGACGACATTTCCTGCTGGTCGCAGAATCGCCGGGCAGTAACCGTCCTCGGCGGCGCCGGAATGTAG
- the ybgF gene encoding tol-pal system protein YbgF → MKKLVLAAMLGLMVAGGPAGAFSLPELLPGERQAPQQPGGSEQPMVLAQSGDASIRVQQLEEQIRQLNGRIEEMSFQLLQMQEQMRKTQEDNEFRFQELEKSENGAAGKPAVAASGSPQAVPESPADDVARIIETPPATEPSRAAPGETVLGSIEFDQSGNPKTVTRNETDNSAGLPGVDAGPGLPQAQDPQQTASLGSESDVYQVAYNHILSGDYALAEQEFTQYLASFPEGSRSADASFWLGEAQYSQGKYNESAQTFLNAHQTYGTSAKAPEMLLKLGMSLAALDNSETACATLREVTKRYPKAPRAILSKVSSEQKRLGC, encoded by the coding sequence ATGAAGAAACTTGTCTTGGCAGCAATGCTGGGGCTGATGGTGGCGGGCGGCCCTGCCGGGGCATTCTCATTGCCCGAACTTCTGCCGGGGGAAAGACAGGCCCCGCAGCAACCAGGCGGCTCTGAACAGCCGATGGTCCTTGCGCAGAGCGGCGATGCATCCATCCGCGTCCAGCAGCTGGAGGAACAGATCCGGCAGTTGAATGGTCGGATCGAGGAAATGAGCTTCCAGTTGCTGCAGATGCAGGAGCAGATGCGAAAGACGCAGGAAGACAATGAGTTCCGCTTCCAGGAGCTCGAGAAAAGCGAAAACGGAGCGGCCGGGAAACCGGCCGTCGCCGCTTCAGGCTCGCCGCAAGCGGTCCCCGAGTCGCCAGCTGACGACGTAGCGCGTATCATCGAGACCCCGCCGGCAACGGAACCTTCGCGGGCCGCTCCCGGCGAAACGGTGCTCGGCTCGATCGAGTTCGACCAGAGCGGCAACCCGAAGACGGTTACCCGCAACGAGACAGACAACTCCGCTGGCCTCCCCGGTGTCGACGCGGGACCCGGCCTGCCGCAGGCGCAGGATCCCCAGCAGACCGCGTCGCTCGGTAGCGAGAGCGATGTCTACCAGGTTGCCTACAATCACATTCTCTCCGGCGACTATGCACTGGCTGAACAGGAGTTCACGCAGTATCTCGCCAGTTTCCCGGAAGGCTCCCGCTCGGCAGATGCGAGCTTCTGGCTGGGTGAGGCGCAGTATTCGCAGGGCAAGTACAACGAGTCGGCGCAGACCTTCCTGAACGCCCACCAGACCTACGGCACATCAGCGAAGGCCCCCGAAATGCTGTTGAAGCTCGGCATGTCCCTTGCTGCCCTCGACAATAGCGAGACGGCCTGTGCCACCCTGCGGGAAGTGACGAAGCGCTATCCCAAGGCCCCTCGCGCCATCCTTTCCAAGGTTTCTTCCGAGCAGAAGCGTCTCGGTTGCTGA
- the tilS gene encoding tRNA lysidine(34) synthetase TilS — MLIAAVQTGTQPPISPDEAIRSLLARLARPARLLVAVSGGSDSLGLLLSLARHPHEGITLLAVTVDHGLRAASAQEAAEVSRICQGLGIPHATKRWLGDKPATGVAAAAREARYRLLCEAADEVRATAILTGHTLDDQIETVTMRAGRTSEPDAPGLAGMAEAVLLHRRHWLLRPFLRTRREDIRVFLDRLDQDWIDDPSNADRRSERVRTRLALAEKPAVLLDQIDAVSRRRQDIANSAAEWLLTNATVQHSVLMRVPVEGLSADPVVLRYALSTSIAVLGGREQGPAGHTLDKLVDACRLYTPWKMTAGRVLIDRRRSALYLCRESRNLPSLTLNAGEIAVWDGRFRIVNRGAEPLSLVPARNPEGAAGLFGEVPPSIALRAAGVLPPDPAEGSVGTALEAFFCTPLLAPFDRFLPQFDLSVASAFAKLMGCDDFAPVPIEDSVRKR; from the coding sequence TTGCTGATCGCGGCCGTGCAAACCGGCACCCAGCCACCCATTTCGCCTGATGAAGCCATCCGCAGCCTGCTGGCGCGACTGGCAAGGCCGGCCCGGCTCCTCGTCGCCGTGTCCGGCGGGAGCGATTCACTCGGTCTCCTGCTCTCCCTGGCCCGCCATCCACATGAAGGCATCACCCTCCTTGCGGTTACCGTCGACCACGGCCTGAGGGCGGCATCGGCGCAGGAGGCGGCTGAGGTGAGCCGCATCTGCCAGGGACTTGGCATCCCGCATGCGACGAAGAGGTGGCTCGGAGACAAGCCCGCAACCGGTGTTGCGGCCGCGGCCCGCGAGGCGCGCTACCGCCTGCTCTGCGAAGCGGCGGATGAGGTCCGCGCAACCGCCATCCTCACCGGCCACACGCTTGACGATCAGATCGAGACGGTGACGATGCGGGCGGGGCGGACGAGCGAACCCGATGCCCCCGGACTTGCCGGCATGGCTGAGGCCGTGCTTCTACATCGCCGCCACTGGCTGTTGCGGCCGTTCCTTCGGACGCGCCGGGAAGACATCCGTGTATTTCTGGACAGATTAGACCAGGACTGGATCGACGATCCTTCCAACGCCGACCGCCGTTCTGAGCGGGTCCGCACGCGGCTTGCACTGGCGGAGAAGCCAGCGGTCCTGCTCGACCAGATCGATGCCGTCTCCCGCCGACGTCAGGACATCGCCAACTCTGCGGCCGAATGGCTTCTAACCAACGCCACTGTCCAGCACTCGGTGCTGATGCGGGTACCCGTCGAGGGGCTTTCGGCGGACCCGGTCGTTCTGCGTTATGCCCTGTCCACGTCGATTGCCGTTCTCGGCGGACGCGAGCAGGGACCGGCGGGCCACACGCTCGACAAGCTCGTTGACGCATGCCGGCTCTACACGCCCTGGAAGATGACGGCAGGACGGGTGCTGATCGACCGCCGCAGGTCCGCGCTCTATCTTTGCCGCGAGAGCCGCAATCTTCCTTCGCTGACGCTGAATGCCGGCGAGATAGCTGTCTGGGACGGCCGATTCCGGATCGTTAATCGCGGTGCTGAGCCGCTGTCGCTGGTTCCGGCGAGAAACCCCGAAGGCGCCGCAGGACTGTTTGGGGAGGTCCCACCCTCGATCGCACTGCGGGCAGCGGGGGTGTTGCCTCCCGACCCTGCCGAAGGTTCCGTGGGTACGGCACTGGAAGCCTTTTTCTGCACGCCGCTGCTTGCCCCATTCGACCGCTTTTTGCCGCAGTTCGACCTTAGTGTCGCGAGCGCCTTCGCAAAGCTGATGGGCTGCGACGATTTTGCGCCCGTTCCCATCGAGGATTCGGTTCGGAAAAGATAA
- the tolQ gene encoding protein TolQ → MEEVGLAAATHDVSLWALFMQAGFVVKLVMIGLIGASVWTWAIVIDKYVSYSKAKRQFDQFEQVFWSGQSLEELYRTLAERQNGGLAAIFVAAMREWKKSFERGARSPIGLQMRIDRAMDVTMARESETYESRLGSLATIGSAAPFIGLFGTVVGIMTSFQAIAGSKSTNLAVVAPGIAEALLATAIGLVAAIPAVIAYNRFSAEAGKLTGRMEGFADEFSAILSRQIDEKLQPRAAAQ, encoded by the coding sequence ATGGAAGAGGTAGGTTTGGCGGCAGCGACCCACGACGTCAGTCTCTGGGCGCTGTTCATGCAGGCGGGTTTCGTCGTCAAGCTGGTCATGATCGGTCTCATCGGAGCCTCGGTCTGGACCTGGGCGATCGTCATCGACAAGTATGTCAGCTACAGCAAGGCGAAGCGCCAGTTCGACCAGTTCGAGCAGGTGTTCTGGTCGGGGCAATCTCTGGAAGAGCTCTACCGCACGCTCGCCGAACGGCAGAACGGCGGCCTTGCCGCCATCTTCGTTGCCGCCATGCGTGAGTGGAAGAAGAGCTTCGAGCGCGGCGCGCGGTCTCCGATCGGCCTGCAGATGCGTATCGACCGAGCCATGGACGTGACCATGGCGCGCGAGAGCGAAACCTACGAGTCCCGCCTCGGCTCGCTGGCGACAATCGGATCGGCTGCGCCGTTCATCGGCCTCTTCGGTACCGTCGTCGGCATCATGACCTCTTTCCAGGCGATCGCCGGCTCAAAGTCGACCAACCTCGCCGTCGTTGCGCCGGGTATTGCCGAAGCGCTTCTCGCAACGGCGATCGGTCTCGTGGCGGCTATCCCCGCTGTCATCGCCTACAACAGGTTCTCCGCCGAGGCTGGCAAGCTCACCGGTCGCATGGAAGGCTTTGCCGACGAGTTCTCGGCCATCCTGTCGCGGCAGATCGACGAGAAGCTGCAGCCCCGCGCTGCGGCTCAGTAA